The genomic stretch GCTTACAGTTTTATGGTGCTCTTATGCAATTCTGGGCATACTATATGCTGTTCAGAAAAAAACACAAGGCATTATGCCAGTTTCTGCCATAATACTAGCAATTTTGCTGCCGTTTCTTTTCCTCCTGTTGTGATCTCAAGAGTCAAGCCTCTACTACTAGCCACAAGAGTGTGCTAATTAACACAGCCCACTACAAGTGCCAGTGACACCGTGCCACCCACCTACCAAAGGATACTTTGAAGCCTCATCTTATTGACTACTGATATTAACTGTTGGTTGGGAAAATGTGTGGATAGTGCTATAAACTTGCATTTCCTATAAAATTTGCAGAGATATTCTATCTCTTTTCTGATTGACACATTTTTATCATCACTTCCCATTTTTCCACCTTAGCACTACAAGTGCCAGTAACACTGTGCCACCCACCAACAAAGGATACTTTGAAGCCTCATCTTATTTTGACCACAGATATTAATAGTTGGATGGAAAAATGTGTGGATAGTGCTATAAACTTGCATCTCCTATAAAATTTGCAGAGATATTATAGCTCTTTTTTGATTGACACATTTACCATCACCTTCCATTTTCCCACCTTAGTAGGGCCACCCACTACATTGGAAGACACTCAATGAGAACGAGTTTCCCTTCTATTTAtgcatatataatatatatatcaatGAAAATCTTGCATTTCTTAATATTGAGCTTGCAACTCCTTTAGGCATCTGAAATGTATATATATGGTCGATTCTGTAGGTTTTAGTTGGGAGTCAGTCCTTTTGCAAATGATAACACCCTATCTTTTAGGAATCTGTTAAGAGTTCAGATTCAGATGTTATTTGTTACCTTTGTGGACTTTTTAAGCTGAAACCTGTACACTCTGTCTGGAGAGGATTTAGATTGTTTCCGTAAGTAACAGACAAAATGCTCCTTTTTTGCACCACACTTGAAGAACCACTGTCATGTTTAGTGTTAGTACCAGCTGCTTTTGGAAATTATCAACCAGTTTTATCAGCTAAAACCTCAACTCTATCACGATAACGAAGTTACTTTCTTAATCAAGTTTCAGTGTTTGAAATTAGAAAATTCCTACAAGTCAAGATAATACTATTCTGTCATAGTTGGACGAGTATATTATGGTTATACCAATACTGTGTTGGTGATTTTAGGCCGTATCTGTTGCTGAAAGAGTTGCTAATGAGCGCTGTGAATCCTATCCAGGATCAGATGATTCTTTGGTTGGTTATCAAGTTCGTCTTGATAGTGCAAGGTAATCCAATTTAATTCTTTCTTGAAATATTTGTTTCTCTAATACCGTCTCTTATAAAATGGAGGAGAAATACAAATCTTTCTTTTGTTGGTTTGATTGTTTAAGCTGCTAGTAGTAAATATCTTTGCATTTAGTCACATTCTAGTTATTTGCGGATACTCTTAGTTCTGTATATGGTGAGGGTTTTGTTTGAATGGGGCAATGGCtatcaaataaaattgattAATGGGGAAGTGTATATCAAAATGGGGTAACAATGAAATTATTTCTGTTCCGAATTCCACATATCAAGAACCATCACTAGGAGTGGCTCCTCACTGATTTTCATTCCAGTGTTTGTTAGCTCCAACCTAGCACCCCTTGAGTATCTATCTTGACATTTCTATATTGGTGATATTCTTCTTCATGCTTGTACTTTTTTTCACTATTCACTCAATTAAGGTTGCAATCAAAGTTAAAATCTTAGATGGTTTTGATGAAAGCTCTAAGTGCACTTTCTGTAAGATTGCACACTTGATGCAATTTTGCTGTTTAATTATGAAGGTATGAGGGATTAAGGAAAGAATGTGAGACCTTTGGCTTTCCATGGTTTGGTGCCTAATTATTTGATGCTGGGATGCACATCTGTTTAAAGATATAGTCTACCAGAAGCTCTTAAGTTTTGTTAGTGCATATGTATATTAATGCTTCACTGCATGCTCAGTCGTTTTCTCATGTTATCATCTTGTGGAGCATGTTTGATAAACTCTGCAATTTCTCTTATATGGTTGACTACTTAAGGAATGAAAGAACAAGGCTTCTCTTTTGTACTACTGGCATTCTCCTGCGGATGATATCGGTAGGTTTTACAATTTTTACTATGCAGTACATTGTTTCTTGCAAGTAGGTTATTAAAACATTTGAAGTTAAATGTATCTTTCCCAATTTTTTACTCCTATTAATCAGTGTTGAGATGATATGGTATCCATCTAGTTATACGGGCTCAATAAAAAAAACTGGCATTTACGTATCAGATCCTCCTCTTCCTTTTGTCTTTCTTATACTGTTTTTTATTGGCAGGGTAACAAAGACTTAGCTGATATTAGCCATGTCATAGTCGATGAAGTTCATGAGCGGTCTATTCTGGTTAGTACAAATGTTCTTTAGTCTTTTCATGGTTATTGGTTTTGGGGAAGCTTCTCACTTGTGCTGAACTAgatgaactgtaaatacgcttTCCACACACTATTCTGTCCCCAAAGTGGTGTTTTATGCAGGAAGAAGTATGCAGATCATAACCATGTGTATCTTCATTGCCCCTTTTCTCTCAAACTTTTGCAGAGTGCTAAATGAGCTTCAAAGACAGTGGATTCTACCACGTTCaccaaatattaatttttctaGTAAAATTTATTCagataaaatatttagataGAGATCTTAGCGTGCATTCTTTAGAACTCTTAAAAATTGTCGTTTGACCCGCTTCatcttctatggtgtattgaaCAGATATACCTACCTTGTTTGTAAGTTAAGCACATGCATACTATTTTGCCAATTGCTTATTATGATCTTTCTTAGTGAGTGTGAGAAAGGTTTATTTAACTGGCTAACTCTCAGATTTAATGTGTAACAGGGGGATTTTCTGCtcattattttgaaaaatctgATTGAGAAGCAGCAAAACACCTGGGGAAAATCGAAGTTGAAGATTATTCTTATGTATGTACTCAAACCTTTTTTTGCGACAGACTGACAGCTTGTTTTGTTAGTTGATGCTGCTTAATGGTGGTTTGCTGTTGTCCTGTAGGTCGGCAACAGTTGATTCACACTTGTTTTCTCAGTACTTTGGTAATTGTCCTGTGGTTACTGCTCGAGGAAGAACTCACCCTGTATCAACCCAGTTTCTTGAGGATATATATGAGATTTTGAACTACCGCCTTGCTTCAGACTCACCTGCGTCCATTGATAATGCAATATCTGGGTCATGGAAGGTATGTGTTCAGTAGTTATATGTGCATACAGCCCAACAGTATGGAGTAATTGCTATGAGTACTTACTGGGAAACGTCCATCACTCTCAAGAAATTGAAGATCAGATTTTCCTGACTATAATCAGGGATATAAAATGATAGAAAAACTTAGGGAGATTGAACTTTTAAGTTTTTGATGTCCTGTCTAGCAGTCTGGTTAAATTAGTGTTTGgacttaaaaatgaaaaaaatgatattgaAGGATCACCCACTTTGCAAACTTGTATTTGTAAAAGGTACAGATCTCCCTTTGTTGCAAGGCACTAGGTTGCTTTTGCGTCTCCAAGTCAAGGAAAAACTCAAAAGGAGAATGCTATCTGTTTTCATCTAATTAATTCTTGCTCTTATCTGGGCTTCTTGTTTGTGTCTTGGTGACTTACAAAGAGTTCATTATTCATATAACAAAGACATTCTAGTATGGGTTATTTGCAGTTGTggtatttgtaattttattgttAGTTCACGTGGTTATTGGCATGTCACTGTTTATGGGCATCACCTACACAAACTATGCTAACCATTGTCTTTTCTTGCAGGGTGCTCCTGTTGGTGAGAGTAGAGGAAAGAAAAATCTTGTTTTATCTGGTTGGGGCGACGAGTCCTTACTTTCTGAGGAACTTATTAATCCGTATTACATTGGAAGCGACTATCTAAACTACAGTGAGCAGACCCGCCGAAATTTGGTATGTAAGGTCATTTCGAGAAGGCTGCATTTCACGAGTCATTACCACAGTTAATCTATATTGTCTTAATGCAGAAAAGATTAAATGAAGATACTATTGATTATGATCTACTGGAGGATCTGGTATGCCATATTGATGAAACCTATTCCAAAGGGGCCATACTAATCTTTTTACCGGTAGGGCATTATATACTTCTGCAAATTCTGTTGTGTTAGTTGGTCACCTCACCTGCCTCTCTGGCAAGTTTGTTAGTTCATATTCTCTTTTGCCATATGACAGGGAGTTGCTGAAATAAATATGCTACGAGATAGACTTGCCGCTTCTCACCGATTTCGAGGACTTTCATCTGAATGGCTTTTTCCGTTGCATTCATCTATAGCATCTGAGGATCAACGGAAGGTGTTTTCAAACCCTCCTGATAACATGCGAAAGGTAGTTTTTCATTGTGGTTCTTACCTCCGTAAGCTGGCATAATTACTTCGATTCAGTAGAACACGCATCTCGTGTTTTAGGGTATTGTTTGAtacattttcttgtctttcatgtcCATTGCATATATTATTTCCTTGAAGTCCATAAAGATTAACACCTGTCTTTACACATTGTATGAATTCATTCTCAGTTACATCCCAAAATTTGTATGATATACCGTCTACAACTTTTAAAACCTTGACCTTCTTACTTAAAAATGGGTGAATATTCCCAAATGAACTACAGATCTATGATAATATTCCTAAGAATCAAGGATAGatcaatgttatcaatctcgtatggcggcttatggcggtttgcctaaaaaccgccacagggatatggcgtattagtatggcggatatggcggtcaaaaattaaataaataaaataatacttatatatttatatataattcaaaaattaaaaaataaatataacatctaaaacactttaaacaattaataaagcataatataccactctaaccaccatgtttcttgcataatgccctattcctaaatgcagtacacacgcaaAGTTGTCAAATGTcagatatggcggtgctatggcagtgacatggtgctatggcgtttccaccaccgaacgccatgccatagcgccatggcgccgccataaccgctatttgataacattgggATAGATTGGCTAGGTATATTGAgtattattatttctttatttattttgaatatatgCTCAGCTCTTGTGTCTAGCCTGTGGCACCATTAAATCAATAAGAAAATAAGTGTTTGGGTAGCTATTGATGCTTTAGCTTTGAAGTTGGCATAGTTGTTATGTGGTGAATAATGTGTCTTGATACAGATAAAAAGATTAACAAAATAACTGGACAAGAGAAAGGGACAGATTGAAAACCTCAACTATATGGGGTTATGTCATGCGGCCTGTCTATCTTTATCTTCTTTAAGCTTACACTCAGAAATTAAACCCTAATGAGAACATGAAATCTGTCGGAGTCAAGGTTTTCAGATTTGAATCTGCTCTGTTGAACTCAACTGAAGGGGAAGTAGCCTCTGTGATAGCCTGTCCCAGCACAAAGCTGATGTATTAAAGTTCCAGGGAAAAAGAGCGATGTCCAACTAATTGCAAATTTGCAATTGATACGACATCACTCACTATAACTAATAGATGAATGTGATTTTGTACTTTCCACTTTCTTTATTTGTTGGTTGATATTTTCACAGGAAAAAGCAAGGGTTGATATTTGATGTTATAATGAATGAGCCTTTACGTGTTTCAGGTTATTATTGCCACAAATATTGCAGAAACAAGCATAACTATAGATGACATTGTGTATGTGGTAGACTGTGGCAAGCATAAGGAGAATCGTTATAATCCAAATAAGGTTGGTGCTCATTTGCTTGAACTTGTATTACAATTAGAGTAAGGTGGATGATTTTGGACTCTGATTGTTCTGGAAGTGTGATCATTTCATGTAAAAAGGTGAAAAATGAAGAACATTTACCAATCAACTTgcaaaaaatgattttatgacTTTGAAATGCTCATTCTGTATCTTGAGACCACAGCACCTTCATGTGGCTACATTGGTCATTTTGCTCCTGGCCTCCTATTTGATCATAGTGATGGAAAATTCTTTCTTCAAGTATGTTTACACCCTGCCATGCAATCTATTAACATCAATCAATGTGTTATAATTGATACATATAGAAACTATCAAGCATGGTGGAAGATTGGATATCTCAAGCAAATGCTAGGCAACGGCGAGGAAGAGCTGGTCGTGTGAAGCCTGGAAATTGCTTTTGTTTGTATACGAGGCACAGATATGATAAACTAATGCGGTCATATCAGGTGCTCTATGCTTTCTCAACCAGTAATGATAGTTAGAGAAATAACAAGGTTATAAGAGTCGCATGCCTCATGTTCGTTTGACTCTACCTAATTTCTGATGCTGGAAATGTCTTGATATGTGTAGATCCCTGAGATGCTGAGAATGCCACTGACAGAGTTATGtctgcaagtaaaattgctttcTCTCGGTTCCATAAAGCAATTTTTGTCCATGGCAAGTTCTTTTATTGGATTATGATCTTTTTCCGATTTTCTAATCCTTGCGTGCACTTGCTCAGTTGCTCATAATATCTATGTTTGAGTTTTTTAGGCTCTGGAACCTCCAAAGGAAGAAGCAATTTCATCAGCAGTTTCCTTGCTCTATGAGGTGGGATTTTAGTTTTTTTGCTAAACTGAGCCTGCTAGGATTTTTTGTTCTACTTGGGTGTTGCATTAGAAGTTAAAGGCGTTCACTGGCTATATGTGCAAAGGCATCTGACTATATGGTTAACTTCCTCAAGATAGAAACGCGAATAAATAATAATGGTTAATGTATTTGTAGCAACAGATGTATCTCACAATGATAATGACTTCTTAGTTTAGATTTTATTTGTATACTGCATTTCATTTAGGTTTCTTACATTGGAGTAGAGTTTCATGTACTCTTCTTATAGAATGATACAAACACCATTGATGTTTTAATAGCTTTGTCGGATTCAAACTATTTGAAAAaaagagtaatttttttatgttagtTGTTGACAGTTGTGTAGTCCAAACTAATTCATGTAATCAGAATACTCACTTGTTTGTCCAAATATCTTTTTCATGGAATGTTTTCCATAGGTTGGTGCCGTTGAAGGAGATGAACAATTGACTCCTCTCGGTCATCATCTTGCTAGACTCCCAGTTGATGTATTGATTGGAAAGGTAAGCTTCGCATATCAATGACATTTTTGTAGGGCTTGTGgaatttttaagatttttttgTGTCAGATTTTCTTACAGGCAATCGTGATAAATAACCTTTTGCTTcgacaaaaataatttgtttccACAAGTTTAAAAACATGTGAATACTGTTATCCACTTTCATGTAGCAATTACATATAGAGTCATCTTTCACTGTTTTTTGAGCTAAAATTGTACTTAAGGGACTATTGATTACTTTTGGCTTCAGTTGTGCTGAAGAGATATTTTCTGATCACATCCTTTGTCAATgctaatttttttcttaacttGCAGATGATCTTATATGGTGGAATATTTGGATGTTTGTCACCTATCCTCACTATTTCAGCATTTTTGAGCTATAAGTCACCATTTGTGTATCCAAAAGATGAGGTTTAGAACAAAgctatatattttctttttatttctattgAATTGCCAatatcacatatatatatatatatatatatatcacacACTTTGCAGAGGGAAAATGTTGAACGTGCAAAGTTGGCTTTGTTGGCTGATCAGAGTGGTGGTGGAGTTGATGCATTCGTCAGGCAATCTGATCATCTTTTAATGATGGTTGCTTATAAAAAATGGGATAAAATTCTTAGTGTGGTGAGCCTATCTAGAACTCAATGTTGAGCTTTTTACATGTTTATCCTCTTGTTGTTTTTTCTATTCCATGAGCCAAATTTTATAGCAAATACTGGAAATGTAAAGCGATAATTACATTGTGAAGTACTTGCCTTTACATTTTGTTTATCCTCTAGGAACTGCAGCAATTAGTGCGTAGCAGAAAGTGACTATGTACGCCTAAGATGCCTAGCGAAACCTACATTATCCACAGATAGTTTTAGCGTTAAAAATATCTGTTTTtggtgtttgttttttattggaAAAAACAAACTTCTACCCTATCATTAGGATTTCATGCCAGTATCTCTGggaaaaatgtgaattttagaCAGTTAAAGGTGGATGCCATTTCTTTAAAAGGATGATAAGACATTGTGAATTACATGTTAGGCTTATTCAATGAGCAACATGGAAAAGTGAAACACAAGCAAAGGAGGAAAGGAGGTTATACATAGTTTTGGTGCATgtgcatattttgtgtatgcATATTATTTGGACGATCATCGAAGAAACACACCTTGATTCTGTATTACTAACTCAATTAGTCTGACATTATTTGTTGTGTGTAGAAGTTGTTTGAATGGTttgaaaacagaaaaagaaacaGAAGACTTTGACACAACCAACCTAGCAGTGATAAACTTCTTTTGTTAATTCAAAGCATGTTGATTTAAAAAGTGATCCTATGTAATTATTTTATGGAGGACTTTGAAagcaataatttattttgtagttGATTACgatcaattataattattagtCAACATTACTTAAATTTAAGTAGTATATCAAACCACAACATTTCTTGACTGTTCTATTCCATCCTCttgtttaaattaaatttgtacCCTTTGCCATAAATTAATCATTTGTTGAGCATGCCATAGTAAATAATGCACTGATGTGGAATCTAAAATAGAGAATTTATGGACGTTTATTTGGAATCTGGATTATTTTGAAATCCAACAACTTTTATCACCCAGAGTATTGCAGGATGGGCTATGCCACCAATTATTTAACAGGCATAATCTGCAAAATACTCATGTGACCTTTACGGAGGATATACATGGTTATTAAATGATAGTGTGTATCTATATCAATTAGTTGACTACTGGACATGAATTATGCTCTTTCACAGTAATAAGTTCTCTGTTTTTGTAGCATGGAGTTAAAGCAGCCCAGAAATTTTGTGCTACCCATTTCATAAGTAGCTCTGTCATGTACATGATAAGGTATACAGTATATCTCTTCTGTGCCCATTGTTTTCATCTTAGAAGGATGTAGTTTACCGGAAATTTCATGGAAATATTAACAAGTTTTGCTGATTAACAGGAAGCATCACATTCAAGTTTTGCTGATTTTAAGTGCCACTTAAGATGAACCTTTTTCTCTTTATAAAGGGAAGTAAATTAAGATTATACAGTGTATAATGATTATTTTTGCTATCTTTGTAGGGACATGAGAATTCAATTTGGTAATTTGCTTCATGACATTGGGCTTATAAATATGCCACAGGTATTCTTACTTTTTTAACACAATCTTATGAGTTAGAGCTACCAGTTTCTGATATTATTGTGGATGCATCTCTCTTCCATATTAGATATACAGGGTTTCTTCCTGATTGTTGTTTCCAAGTGATTTATGTTATAGATACACACTATAAgttttactccctctgtcccatttaTATTGGCCTATTTTACATGGGTGGGTTCATAGGATGTTGCTTTATGTTGTAAAGGTGAGTGGGTGTTTGAGTAATAAAGGTGTTTCAATAGGAAATAGGCTGGGATGGCttaaaaaggaaaacaagtCAATATatatgggatggatggagtattaaatcgACAGAATAGCTTCCAAGAACAAAGTATCTGAAATAAAATTACATCCTATTTCAGAGATAATTTTCTGTGGCATCATCTTCATTTTTGTATATTAATGTTAGAAAGAGTCGGACACCCAAAGTTTTCtgttgagatgtgctagacaaGGTATTTTCAAGAAGTAAAAAACAAGTGGTTATATTGTTTCTTTGTATTCCCTCTTGTCACTTCATACATAATGGTAATAAAATGAGAACACATACCATGCTGATTGTGGTTGAGTTTCAGTAATTTTCTCCTAGAAGCTAACCATGCTTGTTGGTGAGTAttaagtattatttttctaGCTACATATAAAAGGTTTTGTTAAGAGCTGACCTTAATTCTTTCTATAGATGGGCTGGCAGCTGTAGGAGCAAAATAATTAGTAGTCAACTTCTCTATCTATATTTCaacataatactccctccatcccacgtTACTCgaggcgtttctttttggcacgggatttaagaaagttgtgtttagtgaattaaataaagtagaagagagaataaagtaagagagaggagagagggtgaagtaaaagaaagaataaagtgtggttagatgttttgtttttagtcaaaaagagaaatgactcaagtaacttgggacaacccaaaatggaatacgactcaagtaacttgggacggagggagtatacatTTAGTTAGCTGCTTTTTATGAGTTTTGGAAAGATTGTATTGTCATGCCCAACAGAATATTACATATACGTGTGTATAACATTTTTCTAAGGCAGAAGTTTCTGAAACAGGTTGGatggaaaaagaaagaaaagctTGAGAACTGGCTTTCAGATTTGTCTCAACCCTTTAATCAGTACTCAGATCAACTGACACTAATACGGGTAAGACCATGTCATCCTCATCTATTTTAGCATATCATGTGCAATATATTGTATACATGCAGCTGACTCTCCTATCTTCTTAGAATATTGACTGTTGTGTGTTATGTCTGTCTTGTTCTTGTATTATTATCTTTCTTGTTTTTTATGAAGTTCTGAAAAATCCATTTTTTATGTAAGACTTTACTGGCCATATATTCCTGTTTCAATAAATCAATATTGACAATTTCCTATTTGATAAATACAAAATGCTCTCAAATTTATCACAATAACGATTTTCAGTGCCGAGAAATTGAGTTCGCAATTCGACTCACTGGAGCTATCCTTGCTGGCCTAAAGACATAATTTTGGTGTAGCTAATCCGGATGATAAATATGGGAAGCTTACATGACCGAAACCTAATTCAATGATAAAGATGATATGTATCAGCCATGCATAGTGACAAAAGAGGATTAATTAAAGTGATTTGATTAGTTGTGACTAATTTTGCTCGGACATAAACCTGAAAATTGTTCTCATTTCAATTACTACGACTAATTTTGCTTGGACAGAAACTATTGTCAGTTTTTTGGTAGTTTGGCATTAACCGTATATCTACTGAAATTCAATCATATCCCTTGCTACTGACActattttccttgttcatcATTTTGAGGTGTTGGGAAGCATCTATCACGACCTGTGGGTCTGCATTCTTATGTTTGACTGAGGACTGTTTATTAATGTGTTTTCCTATAGTTAGTTATCCTCCATGTACACGTGCAGGCAGTACTATGTGCGGGCCTCTATCCTAATGTTGCTATGATTGAAGTAGGAAACACTGGTAATCGATCCGTGTGGTTTGATGGAAAAAGAGAAGTTCGTATACATCCTTCTTCTATTAACAGTAGCCAAAATAAATTTCAGTATCCCTTTCTGGTCTTTCTTGAAAAGGTAAGAGCACTTCCTTGTAAATTGTCTTATGTTATTAGACCTACTATCAAGGATATGATTATTGAGTGCAGCATAACCAACATGGGGAATAGGATAAATTCTATCATTTGAGCCCATGATATATTGATATGGATCATTGTTTTCACAAGATGAACTTTGTCAAAAGAATTGGCATTGCAAGATGCTTTGCCCCCTTTATTGTGAACTTTTGATTCGCAAAATCAACATGATGATTCAAGACTGAAACAAGGTCTGCGattataagaaaaatataaaatgtggAAGAGGAATCTTATGAGAAATTAAGAGTAAACTTTACATGCCGAATTTTCATTACCTAGTCGTTGACAATATCTGTTGATGATGCCCTTAAAGGCATCCTGAAGCCTGCCGTTTTCTGTACTTCCGGATTACTTATTTGTGTCAAAATATGAGTAGATACTAGATACTAAGTACAAATGGCCAAGGTGCTTTCTATTGCACATATGAAGAAGCTTTTCAACCTTTCATTAATTTGAGCAGTGTCGTCATGTTAGTTCGAAGTTGTTAATTAGAATTTAGACCAACACACGATATATACTACTTTGGCTGGTTTACATAGTCATTACTTACCTCTTTGCTTGTTCTTTCAACTCTATCATACTTTTGACATCTTTCTCTCGAACTTTTGTTTGTACAATTGCAGGTTGAGACAACTAAAGTGTTCCTTCGAGATACAACTATTGTTTCACCCTACTCTATTTTGTTGTTTGGTGGATCAATAAATGTTCAACATCAAGTATGTCTCAGACCTtaacaaatttataatttgtgCATAATCTATTGCCTTGCCCTCCATAAGAAGAGTGGGATCATCTAATCTTATAACGGTTCTTTCTCTTGAATTTCAGACTGGATTAATCACTGTTGATAATTGGCTGCAAATGTCAGCACCAGCACAAACTGCTGTCCTCTTTAAGGAACTTCGAAGTACACTTCATTCCATTCTAAAGGAGCTGATTAACAAGCCACAGGTATGATATCAACATGGGTGTGTGAGAAAGAAATATAAAAACTAAGAGTATATTAGTAGTACTTCAGAGCTACTTAAAAGGGTTTTGAGAGTCACCAGTTGAATTTAGGCTTTCACACAGATAATTTTTCTAGCTACTGCTTGAAACTGTGGCTGGAGGGAAACAAAAAACAGGTTACCATTATATAATTAGTCTTTATTCTCAAGTACAGTGCAAGTTTTCTTTTAACTGCAGAAAGGTAAGAAATTTAAGGAAGGCTCTCTAAATTCCAAGATCTGTGGATGGATGCTTTAATGTAAAGATTTATTTGACCTCGTAAAAAAGAAAACTCCCTAGACGGGTTGTTTGAAAACCCATTTCCATCTTCGACCTCCTTTCTATTAAGACATAAGTATCAATGCAGTTTGACTTCATCCACATGTCACTGAATTTCAATTATCTGCATGACCTGGATTAATTGACTTTAACAAACCATGATGAAAGCAATCAAGTACTCAATTTGCTGACTATGATTTGAATTATCTTTTATGGCTTTGCAGAGCTCTGGAATAACCAATAATCAACTCATGCGATCTATAATTCACTTGTTCCTCGAAGAAGATAAAGTGACTGAGTAATCGCGTCTGAAAATTCAGGATCGTTATAGGTCCATTCTTCTCTATTCTTTTTATGATTTGCTCATATGTATTTAAGAGCATAATCTGATATGTATCTGCTCGCTTTTGAAGGTTTTACTGAATGTTCGTGAGGGTCAGTTTCATCTGCCCAATTTTAGgctgttgaaaatttgcatcaGATGATGATAGAAACTTTCCAACATTCAGGATGTGGGAATTTTTGAATTGCATCCTGTAATATTATTCTATTGG from Salvia splendens isolate huo1 chromosome 15, SspV2, whole genome shotgun sequence encodes the following:
- the LOC121769312 gene encoding DExH-box ATP-dependent RNA helicase DExH7, chloroplastic-like isoform X2 codes for the protein MENASLEKALEPRSNYESIIEDYHAARQQAANAKDRGDKKCQEEAGFIIRKLKKEISALGLSVDILESGYVCSSHGVAEDKGPEYVPSGNSGGNAANKCDVVDETACTEFGVQLEQTGLDSSDLHENSSDIAPVSISMQNGDTLYEKPDDVELGDFFSEDISLDQVVPRVVLEDQKRERMRELCSEKNLEKMEGIWKKGDPKRIPKAVLHQLCQRSGWDAPKYDKVPGKGDSFGYSISVLQKARGRGKSRKVGGLTTIQLPHQDEILNTPEDAQNRVAAYALHRLFPDLPVHFALPEPYSALVLKWKEGDMSATVKDEREDRRAGFLVSLLNAEKAETPVKAEHPVEAGHQEKTQVPVERAGGTDHNSMGRNKHVESAYLKKKQECKKEMTKYKVMLQARSSLPIAELKDDILHFLEENNVVVISGETGCGKTTQVPQFILDHMIEAGLGGQCNIICTQPRRIAAVSVAERVANERCESYPGSDDSLVGYQVRLDSARNERTRLLFCTTGILLRMISGNKDLADISHVIVDEVHERSILGDFLLIILKNLIEKQQNTWGKSKLKIILMSATVDSHLFSQYFGNCPVVTARGRTHPVSTQFLEDIYEILNYRLASDSPASIDNAISGSWKGAPVGESRGKKNLVLSGWGDESLLSEELINPYYIGSDYLNYSEQTRRNLKRLNEDTIDYDLLEDLVCHIDETYSKGAILIFLPGVAEINMLRDRLAASHRFRGLSSEWLFPLHSSIASEDQRKVFSNPPDNMRKVIIATNIAETSITIDDIVYVVDCGKHKENRYNPNKKLSSMVEDWISQANARQRRGRAGRVKPGNCFCLYTRHRYDKLMRSYQIPEMLRMPLTELCLQVKLLSLGSIKQFLSMALEPPKEEAISSAVSLLYEVGAVEGDEQLTPLGHHLARLPVDVLIGKMILYGGIFGCLSPILTISAFLSYKSPFVYPKDERENVERAKLALLADQSGGGVDAFVRQSDHLLMMVAYKKWDKILSVHGVKAAQKFCATHFISSSVMYMIRDMRIQFGNLLHDIGLINMPQVGWKKKEKLENWLSDLSQPFNQYSDQLTLIRAVLCAGLYPNVAMIEVGNTGNRSVWFDGKREVRIHPSSINSSQNKFQYPFLVFLEKVETTKVFLRDTTIVSPYSILLFGGSINVQHQTGLITVDNWLQMSAPAQTAVLFKELRSTLHSILKELINKPQSSGITNNQLMRSIIHLFLEEDKVTE